The Aedes aegypti strain LVP_AGWG chromosome 3, AaegL5.0 Primary Assembly, whole genome shotgun sequence genome contains a region encoding:
- the LOC5568513 gene encoding chymotrypsin-1 translates to MATTRCISLVVLVLSGLVIVSGNDNSKIVGGQTAMNPIPYQISLQIMARSFYGFGPMEWMHNCGGSIVSERYVVSAAHCLDGIDASRLSVISGTNDLRNNGSKGTRHMVSWFKIHPDYIELNRSDIGIIKVAEPFTFGTKEQPITYSDKQVGGGVECLLTGWGYTMPVRIGKTPEDLLEAQLRTITNDECRSRGFPVNPTEICTFTRLGQGACGGDSGGPLVCNDELVGVVSYGTRFCGIGSPDVFTRVSEFKSWIDENQK, encoded by the exons ATGGCGACAACGCGGTGTATTTCGTTAGTTGTTCTAGTGCTTTCCGGTCTGGTGATTGTCAGCG GAAATGACAACTCCAAAATCGTTGGAGGACAAACGGCTATGAACCCGATACCGTATCAGATATCTCTGCAGATAATGGCCAGATCTTTTTACGGATTTGGACCGATGGAGTGGATGCACAACTGTGGTGGGTCTATCGTTTCCGAAAGATACGTAGTGTCGGCAGCTCACTGCCTGGACGGAATCGATGCATCCCGTCTTTCGGTGATCTCCGGAACGAACGATCTTCGCAATAATGGAAGCAAGGGGACGCGACACATGGTTTCGTGGTTTAAGATCCATCCGGACTACATCGAGCTGAACCGAAGTGACATAGGAATCATTAAGGTGGCCGAACCGTTTACATTCGGCACAAAAGAACAACCAATTACGTATTCAGATAAGCAGGTTGGAGGTGGAGTTGAGTGCCTGCTAACTGGTTGGGGCTACACGATGCCAGTTCGGATCGGGAAAACTCCTGAAGACTTGCTGGAGGCACAATTGAGGACGATCACCAACGACGAGTGTCGAAGTCGAGGATTCCCTGTGAATCCCACGGAGATCTGTACGTTTACTAGATTGGGCCAAGGTGCTTGTGGG GGCGACTCTGGTGGGCCGCTGGTTTGCAATGACGAGCTTGTTGGTGTAGTGTCTTACGGAACTCGTTTCTGCGGTATTGGATCACCGGATGTCTTCACACGGGTTTCTGAATTTAAATCATGGATTGATGAGAACCAAAAGTAG